The segment TGGTAGATTTTATATAGGATTTCAATGGCTTTCTTACCCATTGCGTAGGGTTTCTGGCCAATGTTTCCGTGGGCAAGTCCTTGCTCCAAAAGTTGAAGCTGGTTTTGTAAGGTGTCACCGACGATGATGATTATTTTCTTGGAATCCAGATCTGCACGGCGTTTGCTCAGACTTGTGAGGTATTCTTCTGGCCTTTGTTGAGGCCAGGCTCCAAGAATGATGATGGTGTCAACGTGACCAGTATTCATGCAGCCATCATCAAGGATATACAGCAGTTGATTCAGTGCTACCTCTGGATCGTCTCGGCAAAACAGGGGGCAGCGTTCGTATTGTGTCCATTTTCCTGAATTGTTTCGATTCAGGGCATTGATGGTTCCTCGCATACGGTCGGCCAGTCCCGGAGCGGATTTGTGCCCACTGATGATGCAATACGTGCCGCCGCCCGGGCGATGTTGTTTGGCGAGTTCTCCCAACCTTTGACCGAATTGATAATTGTCGGTGCCGATATATGCTTTACGGATATCGTGGTTGTTGGAAAGGGTTGCTCTGGAAAAGTCCGAATCAAAGGTCACGATGGGAATGCCAGCCTTTCGGGCTTTGGCAATGCTTCGCTCCTCGATGAATTCGGAGTTGATTACAGCTACAGCCAAGCCATCGATCCCCTCGTCAATGAGATCTGAAATGATGTTGTTTTGCAGGCGAGGGTCTGCTCTTTCCGGGCCTCTGTAGATGCATTGCACATCTTCCAAGGCCTCTGCGGCATTCATGCAGCCGTGTTTTACTGGGGTGTAGAATTCGCTGTTTCCTGTCTTGGGGATAATGGCAAAACGCAGTGTTTTTCCTGTTGCTGTGTTGGGCAAGGGGAAGATCAGAGCGATAAAGAGCGCGATTATCAGGGGTGCTGTGAGTTTGAACATTTCCCTGATTTGTTATTACTTTTAAAGAGGCACTGCAATGTTGTTTCGGTATAATTGTGTGGCTGGTTTTAGATAACAGTGGCGATGGCACGCACGGGGGAACCGTCACCATCAACGATGGGCAGGGGAAGGGCTTGAAAGTCAAAGCCGTTTCTTGGCAGTTGTTCGAGGTTGCAGAGATTTTCCACGATAATCAGCCCATTGGTGAAAAATACATGATGAATTGGATAATCATTGGTATCCACCTCATCTACTGAGATGGCATCGGTTCCGATGCCAAACAGGTTGAAACCAGTCAGCCAGATTGCAGCGGCCTCGGTCAGTACGGGGAAGGGGTGAAAGTATTCGGGAGTACCCCAAAATTGCTCCCAACCTGTACGCAGGATGGCGAAGGCCGATTGCTCAAGGGCCGGGGTGTAAGCTTCCAGGTCTGAAGGGAGCGCTTCTTTCATGCCACGCAGATCAAGAATACAACCCGGTCCCATGAAGCGATCTGGAGGGAGATCACTCAGGGAGGCACCTTGGGGCAGCATATGTGCCGGAGCGTCCAGATGGGTTCCGGTATGCGAGAACAGAGTCAGGCGTTTCTCAGCATATCCATTGGCCTGGATGGTGGTTGCCTGTTCGAAGTTTGGAGCTTCGGTGCCGGGATAAATTGGCATGCCGTTCTGCATGGGATGTGAGAGGTCAATGATCTGGGGCATTGTGATTCCTGAATGAAAAAGGGGGCGCAGACCATTGCTGTCCGCGCCCCCTTTGTTGATGTTGAGTTGGCCTTAGGCCTGTTCTTCCACCAGGGGCTCGGCCTGAGACAGGTCATAGAGCCCATGCATG is part of the Desulfovibrio ferrophilus genome and harbors:
- a CDS encoding cyclase family protein, producing the protein MPQIIDLSHPMQNGMPIYPGTEAPNFEQATTIQANGYAEKRLTLFSHTGTHLDAPAHMLPQGASLSDLPPDRFMGPGCILDLRGMKEALPSDLEAYTPALEQSAFAILRTGWEQFWGTPEYFHPFPVLTEAAAIWLTGFNLFGIGTDAISVDEVDTNDYPIHHVFFTNGLIIVENLCNLEQLPRNGFDFQALPLPIVDGDGSPVRAIATVI
- a CDS encoding substrate-binding domain-containing protein; translation: MFKLTAPLIIALFIALIFPLPNTATGKTLRFAIIPKTGNSEFYTPVKHGCMNAAEALEDVQCIYRGPERADPRLQNNIISDLIDEGIDGLAVAVINSEFIEERSIAKARKAGIPIVTFDSDFSRATLSNNHDIRKAYIGTDNYQFGQRLGELAKQHRPGGGTYCIISGHKSAPGLADRMRGTINALNRNNSGKWTQYERCPLFCRDDPEVALNQLLYILDDGCMNTGHVDTIIILGAWPQQRPEEYLTSLSKRRADLDSKKIIIIVGDTLQNQLQLLEQGLAHGNIGQKPYAMGKKAIEILYKIYHGEPVPNVIYTPTESCVRRSSSDVICTE